The proteins below are encoded in one region of Oncorhynchus kisutch isolate 150728-3 linkage group LG14, Okis_V2, whole genome shotgun sequence:
- the LOC109903251 gene encoding glycoprotein hormone beta-5, which yields MTQRRGTQWWCAVLLCCTGLWSWLHPETLSQASAVNLRRFIGCAVREFTFLARKPGCGGLHITTDACWGRCETWEKPVLDPPYIESYQRVCTYNETRLVTVRLPNCSANVDPMYTYPVALRCDCGVCLTSTTECITSV from the exons ATGACCCAGAGGAGAGGTACTCAGTG gtggtgtgctgtgctgctgtgctgtACAGGGCTGTGGTCATGGCTTCACCCAGAGACACTGAGCCAGGCTTCAGCCGTCAACCTGCGCCGCTTCATTGGCTGTGCCGTCCGGGAGTTCACCTTCCTGGCCAGGAAACCAGGCTGTGGAGGGCTGCACATCACCACTGACGCCTGCTGGGGACGCTGTGAGACCTGGGAg AAGCCTGTCCTGGACCCTCCCTACATAGAGTCATACCAGCGTGTGTGTACCTACAACGAGACCCGCCTGGTGACGGTGCGGCTGCCTAACTGCTCAGCCAACGTGGACCCCATGTACACCTACCCTGTGGCCCTGAGGTGTGATTGTGGAgtgtgcctgaccagtaccactGAGTGCATCACCTCTGTCTGA
- the LOC109904116 gene encoding serine/threonine-protein phosphatase 2A 56 kDa regulatory subunit epsilon isoform isoform X2 — protein sequence MDTLSDLKMKEYKRSTLNELVDYVTVSRGYLTEQAYPEVVKMVSYNIFRTLPPTDSNEFDPEEDEPTLEAAWPHLQLVYEFFIRFLESQEFQPSIAKKYIDQKFVLQLLELFDSEDPRERDYLKTVLHRIYGKFLGLRAFIRKQINNIFLRFVYETEHFNGVAELLEILGSIINGFALPLKAEHKQFLVKVLIPLHTVRSLSLFHAQLAYCIVQFLEKDPALTEPVIRGLLKFWPKTCSQKEVMYLGELEEILDVIEPTQFVKIQETLFKQISRCVSSPHFQVAERALYYWNNEYIMSLIEENSSVILPIMFASLYRISKEHWNPAIVALVYNVLKAFMEMNSTLFDELTATYKSDRQREKKKEKEREELWKKLEDLELKRSLRRDGIIPT from the exons ATGGACACGCTGTCTGACCTAAAGATGAAAGAGTACAAGCGCTCCACGCTCAACGAACTGGTGGACTATGTCACCGTCAGCAGGGGCTACCTGACAGAACAGGCCTACCCGGAGGTTGTCAAAATG GTGTCTTACAACATATTCCGGACCCTTCCGCCCACCGACAGTAATGAGTTTGACCCAGAGGAGGATGAACCCACACTCGAGGCCGCATGGCCGCACTTACAG CTGGTGTATGAGTTCTTCATACGATTCTTGGAGAGCCAAGAATTCCAGCCCAGCATTGCCAAAAAGTACATAGACCAGAAATTTGTTCTACAG CTCTTGGAGCTATTTGACAGTGAGGATCCTCGGGAGAGAGACTACCTGAAAACAGTCTTACACAGAATCTATGGGAAATTCCTGGGGCTGAGGGCTTTTATACGAAAACAGATCAATAATATTTTTCTACG TTTTGTTTATGAGACTGAGCACTTTAACGGGGTTGCTGAGTTACTGGAGATCTTGGGAAG CATAATCAATGGTTTTGCCCTGCCGCTCAAAGCAGAGCACAAACAGTTTCTGGTCAAAGTGTTGATCCCCCTCCACACTGTCAGGAGTCTGTCCCTCTTCCACGCACAG TTGGCGTATTGCATTGTACAGTTCCTAGAGAAAGACCCAGCGTTAACAGAACCA GTCATCAGGGGCTTACTGAAGTTCTGGCCAAAAACCTGCAGTCAAAAAGAG GTTATGTACCTGGGGGAGCTGGAGGAGATCCTAGACGTGATTGAACCGACACAGTTCGTCAAGATCCAGGAGACGCTTTTCAAACAGATCTCCAGATGCGTATCCAGCCCACACTTCCAG GTGGCAGAGAGGGCCCTGTACTACTGGAACAATGAGTACATCATGAGTCTGATTGAGGAGAACTCCAGCGTTATCTTACCCATCATGTTCGCCAGCCTGTACAGGATCTCCAAAGAACACTGGAACCC GGCGATAGTGGCGTTGGTGTACAACGTACTGAAAGCCTTCATGGAGATGAACAGTACCTTGTTTGATGAGCTCACAGCTACTTACAAATCAGACCGCCAGCG tgagaagaagaaggagaaggagagggaggagcttTGGAAGAAGTTAGAGGACCTGGAGCTGAAGAGGAGCCTTAGGCGTGACGGGATAATTCCCACTTAA